A portion of the Stigmatella aurantiaca DW4/3-1 genome contains these proteins:
- a CDS encoding RNA polymerase sigma factor, which yields MYDQRTDEELFAEVARRRAAGQAFGGPLGALVERWGRPARYVVGKIQASYGRGAPADADELFQDAVGKFIDRGLDQFRGISEQMPGKSASPKTFFLRIVKHVAIDFYRRQREDLAPAPKDPDDVMEESPAQTVRAVESARRTEERAEAQQFYWAAFARLQKEHPKEAGAWELYHHQDVEDHVECARRLDITVANSYKRVSRAQAYLKLYLLEARQTAEAEAAPKPSIAGKVSDE from the coding sequence GTGTACGACCAACGCACGGATGAAGAGTTGTTCGCGGAGGTGGCCCGGCGCCGCGCCGCGGGCCAGGCTTTCGGAGGCCCCCTGGGGGCACTCGTCGAGCGGTGGGGCCGTCCCGCTCGTTACGTTGTCGGTAAAATCCAGGCCAGTTATGGCCGGGGCGCTCCGGCGGATGCGGACGAGCTCTTCCAGGACGCGGTGGGCAAGTTCATCGACCGCGGGCTGGATCAGTTCCGGGGCATCTCCGAGCAGATGCCCGGCAAGAGCGCCTCGCCCAAGACGTTCTTCCTGCGCATCGTCAAGCATGTCGCCATCGACTTCTACCGGCGTCAACGCGAGGACCTGGCCCCCGCGCCCAAGGATCCCGACGACGTTATGGAGGAGTCTCCCGCGCAGACCGTTCGCGCCGTGGAGAGTGCCCGGCGTACCGAGGAACGCGCGGAAGCCCAGCAGTTCTATTGGGCCGCGTTCGCTCGTCTCCAGAAGGAGCATCCCAAGGAGGCGGGCGCGTGGGAGCTGTACCACCACCAGGACGTGGAGGATCACGTGGAATGTGCTCGCCGCCTCGACATCACCGTGGCCAATTCCTACAAGCGCGTCAGCCGTGCCCAGGCTTATTTGAAGTTGTACCTGCTCGAAGCACGGCAGACGGCCGAGGCCGAGGCCGCACCCAAACCCTCCATTGCCGGAAAGGTGTCCGATGAGTGA
- a CDS encoding endonuclease V, with translation MGESAGALHGWEVTPQEAVVLQATLRERLVLRPPPGLRVSRIAGADISTESGNALGYGGFVVLDAVSLRPVAEAGAAVELRFPYVPGLLSFRELPVLMAAWDRLEQKPDVLIFDGQGIAHPRRFGLACHGGLLLGVPSIGCAKSLLVGKVGPLGEARGETSEIQHRGEVVGMAVRTRRGVSPVYVSPGHLMDLTTAVEWVLRVSPRYREPETTRHAHRFVNALRTAG, from the coding sequence ATGGGTGAGAGTGCTGGAGCGTTGCATGGCTGGGAGGTGACACCCCAGGAGGCGGTGGTGCTGCAGGCCACGCTGCGTGAGCGGTTGGTGTTGAGGCCACCTCCCGGCTTGCGGGTGTCCCGGATCGCGGGGGCGGACATCTCCACCGAGAGCGGCAACGCGCTGGGCTACGGGGGCTTCGTGGTCCTCGATGCGGTCTCTCTGCGGCCCGTGGCGGAGGCAGGGGCCGCCGTCGAGTTGCGGTTCCCCTATGTCCCAGGGCTGCTCTCGTTCCGGGAGTTGCCCGTGCTCATGGCGGCATGGGACCGGCTGGAGCAGAAGCCTGACGTGCTCATCTTCGATGGACAGGGCATCGCGCACCCTCGCCGCTTCGGATTGGCCTGCCATGGGGGACTGCTCCTGGGGGTTCCTTCCATCGGGTGCGCAAAGTCCTTGCTGGTGGGCAAGGTGGGGCCTTTGGGCGAGGCGCGGGGAGAGACGTCGGAGATCCAGCACCGGGGCGAGGTGGTGGGCATGGCGGTCCGGACCCGCCGGGGCGTGAGCCCTGTCTATGTCTCGCCGGGCCACTTGATGGACCTGACCACGGCGGTGGAGTGGGTGCTTCGCGTGAGCCCGCGCTACCGCGAGCCGGAAACGACCCGCCATGCCCACCGCTTCGTCAATGCGCTGCGCACCGCGGGGTGA
- a CDS encoding metallophosphoesterase: MLSRTIVIGDLHGCYDEALELLEKVGATSQDRILFVGDLVDRGPKPRECVELAMRHEAIQGNHEEKHLQQRHRADDRLTPDHLETRRALEPEHFDYMARLPFYLRLPEYNAAVVHAGVMPGKRLEDQDPYHLLHAQCIRPPESKSHWPSKAPSTHRFWTHHWTGPERIIFGHTVFDQPLVTPHAVGIDTGCVYGRSLTAVVLPSWELVSVPARRAYRGGKNVARFPIHGEVSVFS, from the coding sequence ATGTTGAGCCGTACCATCGTCATTGGCGACCTCCACGGCTGTTACGACGAGGCCCTCGAGCTGCTCGAGAAAGTGGGCGCCACCTCGCAAGACCGGATTCTCTTCGTGGGAGACCTCGTGGACCGGGGCCCCAAACCCCGCGAGTGCGTCGAACTGGCCATGCGCCACGAGGCCATTCAAGGCAACCACGAGGAGAAGCACCTTCAGCAACGCCACCGCGCCGACGATCGGCTGACACCCGATCACCTGGAGACACGCCGCGCCTTGGAACCCGAGCACTTCGACTACATGGCCCGGTTGCCGTTCTACCTCCGGCTGCCCGAATACAACGCCGCCGTCGTGCACGCGGGGGTGATGCCCGGCAAGCGCCTCGAGGACCAGGATCCGTACCACCTGCTGCACGCCCAGTGCATCCGACCACCGGAGTCCAAGAGCCACTGGCCCTCCAAGGCGCCCTCCACCCACCGCTTCTGGACGCATCACTGGACAGGGCCCGAGCGGATCATCTTCGGACACACGGTCTTCGACCAACCGCTCGTCACACCGCATGCGGTGGGCATCGACACGGGGTGCGTGTATGGCCGTTCGCTGACGGCGGTGGTGCTGCCCTCGTGGGAGCTTGTCTCGGTTCCCGCGCGGCGGGCGTATCGCGGGGGAAAGAACGTGGCGCGCTTCCCGATTCATGGGGAGGTCTCGGTCTTTTCCTGA